From Asterias rubens chromosome 6, eAstRub1.3, whole genome shotgun sequence, one genomic window encodes:
- the LOC117291680 gene encoding elongation of very long chain fatty acids protein 4-like isoform X2 produces MNHTMEFVSGLGAKVMDITDQIQEHGDPRVTDWLLMKSPVPISCIIMGYLMMVWLGPRLMAKRKPLQMNYLLVVYNFSLVALSIYMFYEFRVISWKANYSYKCQPVDYSDSVLGKRMADVCWWYFFSKVIETLDTAFFILRKKNNQVTFLHVYHHSSMMVNWWLGVKLVAGGQSFFLAMINSFVHIIMYSYYGLSAMGPGMQKYLWWKRYITVLQLAQFIAIIVHTGYNLTIDCDFPQGFNYAVFFYCISLVMLFSNFYIRAYNSKDLKEDKYKV; encoded by the exons ATGAATCACACCATGGAGTTTGTGTCAGGGTTGGGAGCAAAAGTGATGGACATCACTGATCAGATTCAAGAACATGGTG ATCCAAGAGTGACAGACTGGCTACTGATGAAGTCTCCCGTCCCAATCAGCTGTATCATTATGGGGTATTTAATGATGGTGTGGTTGGGACCTAGACTCATGGCCAAGAGAAAGCCATTGCAAATGAACTATTTGCTGGTAGTCTACAACTTCAGCCTGGTGGCATTATCTATCTACATGTTTTATGAG TTTCGAGTTATTTCATGGAAAGCCAACTACAGCTACAAATGCCAACCCGTTGATTATTCGGACAGTGTGTTGGGGAAAAGG ATGGCAGATGTTTGCTGGTGGTACTTCTTCTCCAAAGTGATTGAGACGTTAGACACAGCGTTTTTCATTCTACGCAAGAAGAACAACCAGGTGACATTTCTTCATGTGTACCATCACAGTAGCATGATGGTCAACTGGTGGCTTGGAGTCAAGCTAGTAGCCGGTGGACAAT CATTTTTTCTCGCCATGATCAACTCCTTTGTACACATCATCATGTACAGCTACTATGGGTTATCAGCTATGGGCCCAGGCATGCAGAAATACCTATGGTGGAAGCGTTACATCACTGTCCTACAATTG GCCCAGTTTATCGCCATCATCGTTCATACTGGATACAACTTAACCATAGATTGCGATTTCCCGCAAGGTTTCAATTACGCAGTTTTCTTTTATTGTATAAGTCTTGTAATGCTCTTCAGTAATTTTTACATTAGAGCCTACAACTCAAAGGATCTTAAGGAAGATAAATACAAAGTTTAA
- the LOC117291680 gene encoding elongation of very long chain fatty acids protein 4-like isoform X1, translated as MEAVCVTMEEEEDLGLSIIASSLASSISLLYSAAMNHTMEFVSGLGAKVMDITDQIQEHGDPRVTDWLLMKSPVPISCIIMGYLMMVWLGPRLMAKRKPLQMNYLLVVYNFSLVALSIYMFYEFRVISWKANYSYKCQPVDYSDSVLGKRMADVCWWYFFSKVIETLDTAFFILRKKNNQVTFLHVYHHSSMMVNWWLGVKLVAGGQSFFLAMINSFVHIIMYSYYGLSAMGPGMQKYLWWKRYITVLQLAQFIAIIVHTGYNLTIDCDFPQGFNYAVFFYCISLVMLFSNFYIRAYNSKDLKEDKYKV; from the exons ATGGAGGCGGTGtgtgtgaccatggaggaagaagagGACCTTGGGTTATCT ATAATTGCTTCTTCACTTGCATCATCGATTAGTTTATTATACAGCGCAGCCATGAATCACACCATGGAGTTTGTGTCAGGGTTGGGAGCAAAAGTGATGGACATCACTGATCAGATTCAAGAACATGGTG ATCCAAGAGTGACAGACTGGCTACTGATGAAGTCTCCCGTCCCAATCAGCTGTATCATTATGGGGTATTTAATGATGGTGTGGTTGGGACCTAGACTCATGGCCAAGAGAAAGCCATTGCAAATGAACTATTTGCTGGTAGTCTACAACTTCAGCCTGGTGGCATTATCTATCTACATGTTTTATGAG TTTCGAGTTATTTCATGGAAAGCCAACTACAGCTACAAATGCCAACCCGTTGATTATTCGGACAGTGTGTTGGGGAAAAGG ATGGCAGATGTTTGCTGGTGGTACTTCTTCTCCAAAGTGATTGAGACGTTAGACACAGCGTTTTTCATTCTACGCAAGAAGAACAACCAGGTGACATTTCTTCATGTGTACCATCACAGTAGCATGATGGTCAACTGGTGGCTTGGAGTCAAGCTAGTAGCCGGTGGACAAT CATTTTTTCTCGCCATGATCAACTCCTTTGTACACATCATCATGTACAGCTACTATGGGTTATCAGCTATGGGCCCAGGCATGCAGAAATACCTATGGTGGAAGCGTTACATCACTGTCCTACAATTG GCCCAGTTTATCGCCATCATCGTTCATACTGGATACAACTTAACCATAGATTGCGATTTCCCGCAAGGTTTCAATTACGCAGTTTTCTTTTATTGTATAAGTCTTGTAATGCTCTTCAGTAATTTTTACATTAGAGCCTACAACTCAAAGGATCTTAAGGAAGATAAATACAAAGTTTAA